The DNA region CACTAAAACTATGGATCAATGCGTTTTGCACAATAGCACAAATACAAATAATGCTTCACAACCTGATCATTGTTTATGCAACCCCCCCTGTTTCTCCATCTTCActtgatgtgtgtgtgtcccTCAGTCATTTCAGTCATTCAAAGTGCCAACAAAAGTGTCACAGGCCAGCTAAACACCTCGTTGGACATCTTCAACGCACCTCGATAGACATCCTGTCAAATAGGAATATTTCAGCGATTGCACCGCCCTCACAAACAGACACCTAAACTGGCTCTCGATCCGTCACGTGTTGTATGACAATGTGAGCAACCATGAGAAACCGGTTGCACAAACAAAAAGTTGTGTCGAAGGTGGTGTCGTCTTCTACCTTTATTATCTCGATATACTAACATGCGCCCTTTGTCCTAATCTTCCGTCCAATGATGCTATATTCCCAACCTCTAAAACGCCATTTACACAGTGGTATCATTTTGTTATCCCTACAAACTCCAGAACCTTTCAGTCTCCGTCCCATTTAATCATCCtcaatatcatcatcactaaTCACCAAACTCTCCATCGGCAACCTCTGcatctcctcttctccatcccccGCCTTTTGCGTCGGATGAAGAATCGCACCCagtcccatcctcctcttcttccgtgGAGTCATCTCCTCGGTCGGTTTATCCGTAGCCCAAGAGGTTGCTGCCTCTTTCGCATCTCCGCTGTCCTCGTCTGCCGAGTCCgccccatcttcctcgtccgCACCCGCTCGACCAATGCCCCTGAAGGAAGCGATCTTTTCCAGCTCTTTAGCTTGTGAGGTGCAAAACGCCGATCGGTTGCGGCGGGCGATGTGCGCCATGTATGGTAGGCGCTCGAGCAGAAGCTCTTGACGAGCGGCATTGCCAAGTGATAGTAAAGGTGTATGAGAAGGTGGTTCTGCTTttggctgttgctggttgTGACGAGCAGACGGGGCGAACTGGCTACTGGTGGTCCCGAATGGCACTGCTTTTCGAAAGGCAGACGCACCATGGGAACCGCTCCCTTGTGATGCTGATGAGTGGTGACCAGGCCCACCATATTCCCCTTTAAGCATCTTGGTAGCCATCAGGTCCGTCAGACCCTCCAGTTCCTCCTTCGTCCGCCACAGTTTCAGATACGTAGGATAAAACATCTTGTAAGCATCGTTGCCACGGCTACCCCCTTGCGTAGGGTGGCTTTGCCGTTTCACGGGCGATGGCAGCGAAAAGAGCAGTCCTCGGACAGCAACCTGAAAGGCCATCTCATCCTGCCTTAAAACATGGCTGCTTGAATCCTTCCCTGCATACCCACCTCCATAGCCTTTGCCTCCAAAGAAGATATCCCAGGATGGGCACAGGAGGTCAGCTTCAGATAGGTAATCAAGGCAGCCGTTGATGTAATCCAGCGATGAGTTCTCATCCTGAGGCGAAGTTTGCTCACACGACAAGGGGTAGTTCTCGTGTAATGCTGAGATGAACGTATGGGTATCAGTTCCAGTCTCATCCATCAGCGTATCAACCGAAACAAGCGATGGGTTAGGCTTCGCAAACCGCGCCATATGGCTAGGCAGCGTTTCTGCTGCCGATGCTGGTTCGCCTGTCAGCTTACCACCTCTCTTGTTGTACACCACTTTGCCCACGGCATGGAATATCCCGAGCGTCGCCTCTCGCTGCGAAACGAGCTCTAAGCTATCCTTTTCACCCTTGGTCAAAGTGGGCACGCTTTTCGATTTCTTCGTCTTGGCCAAGGCGACTTGAGAACCCCAATCGGTATCATCGTCGCCTTTGACGCAGAGAAACTCCAAGGAGGACACAGCACTGCGGATATCACCAATTTCGCCCAGTCGCTGCAGCACAAGCGGTCCGGGTGTCCGTCGTCTTCCCGATTTGCGTGCCTCTTTTTGCACTATCACCTCCAAGGCTTTCGCCAGGAGTGTTGGTGCAACAGGGTTGAACTCAACGATTGCCGTCCCAGGGTGTCGAAGAACCTCGGGTCCTAGTAATCGATGTGCCGTAAAGCTATCTGCTGAAGCAGACGCAGTAGTGAGCAGTGTTTCCGAAATAACCATGACAATAGGCGTGATGGGccccgaagaagaagcccggccccatcccaccatggCCGGCATATTCGCTGCCAAGTACTGTAGTATCGCATTTCGAAAAGAGACCAACCCTGCAGATGACCGCATAAAGGTGTTGGGAAACTCTTCAATCAAGATCAGCTTCTTGTCTGACCCATTCTGTGCCGGCAAATGCGGAGGCGCCATCTCTGGCTCCtgctcttcgtcttcttcgaAGTCTAACTGCCCAAATTTCCCACCCCGACCGAGGAATTCTTCGAATTGCGATGCTGCGCTCTGGTAAGCCTGCCCCACAGCCCCGAATGAATTGTTTGGGTTCCTCCACTCCAGAACCTCGCATTTCAGATCCTTGGCGAGCAGTCGTAGCGTTGTCGTCTTCCCTGTCCCTGCCGCTCCCTTCAAAATCAACAACCGTTGTCTTAACCTCCCACCATACACATCCTCCAACCACCTTCTCACATccgccaccttcttcttatGAACCGCCAATTCCTCCAGGTTAACCGGTCCATACTTCTCCGACCATGGCCGCGGATCGTCGTCTACTATGCTCGGCTTTTCCGCATGTTGCGCCTGGCTAGGAGTTTGACTCGCAGACATAACAGTCCCACCCCTACTCCTGTTCAAGAACCTCGCCCCTCCCGCGCTCAGACTCCCGTTAGAATGCTGCGATAGCGGCAGTTGCGATGCTCCAACCCCAATCCCACTCCCATCATTTTCTTTCCGTTTCTGAGCCCTCAACCCAATGATGCTCTTCCCAGGCTGTGTAGTTACCGTCGCGCTggcactcctcctccccagcggcatatcatcgtcatcaataGGGTCACTGATGATATCCTCAATCTCCAATACCTGTGTCTTGCTCGTCGTAACCCCATTACCCTTGTTACTTCCCGTCCCAGTCGAGTTCCGTTGCGCCTGTTTCGAAAACAACGTCCTTAAATCCCCCgacttccccttctcctcctccagcgcccTCTTCCCAGCCGCCGCTCGAGTAGCCCGTGTCTTGATCGGGCTCTTCGATTGGGTTCCTGCAGCCGCAGCACCAAAGTTCCTACTCCTCTTCCGTACCGGACTCGGGCTTTCCTCGATTATCgactcctccaaatccaatCTTGATTGTGATTTTTGCGGTGAGTTCTCCGGTGACGAGACCAAAAAACTCTGGAGAGTGTTTCGAGCCGACGTTCGCGTCGCGGGTCTGGGTTTTTGTTTCACCGGTGGGGAAGGAGAGTGGTTGATATCAAAGTcggcatcgtcatcgtccaaGTCGGCGGCGCGCTTCCGGcgtttggttggtgggggaggcaTTGCGCCTGGGTTTGGGTGAAAGCGGTAGGTGGCTTGCACGGGACTGGAATGCGGTGATTGATTTGTTTGAAGCTTGATCGACCCGAGGGAAGTGAGACATCAATCATTTGGAAAGTGGTTTGGTGAAGGTTCAGGCTGTGTGGGAAGCTGAAAGCGTTGACAAGGCTGCGTCTTGGATTCGGAATCAAGTTGCGGTGCCCCGGCGCCAGGCAGCCAGCGGGCTGCAGGGGGGACCTGACGATCCACAAGGTCTGTGCTCCTACGTACAGATGGgacaaccctaacccttcgCTTTGTCACCGCAACCACGATAGCGAACATGAAGAGACATGAATTGGACCGAGTATGAAATTATATGCATGCTACAACCTCCTTGATGATATTGCAGTTTTGATGCCAAAAAGAACCTCCAAAATATAACATGTAAGCTCAGCTGAAACGACCGTTTCGATGCCAACTCAAAGATCAACTTCCGCACCCAtatctcaacctcccctctccctcaacccttcaaaaccacccctcaaaaTCATCACTAAacctcacagcagcagccaagtACTTCTCATGAACATCCCCCCAGGTCCTCGCCGCTTCCCTCATCGCTCGGATGGCTATCATCCCCGTCTCGGTCAGCAATCTCATCTCACACTTCATCATCAGGAAAGGAACTCACCCTTGACATAATGCGCATCAGTAGCCCACTCCCCCGTCAAAGCCTTATGCTCAACAtacttccaccccttccccttcagctccccctccccaggcACATAATCCACGTCAATCTTCGGCCTCAAGACAGCAATATACGccgccaaggccaacaaccaccactgtCTCACAATGCTGACATGGAATTTCGCCGGAATGAACGGCAAGAGAACCCTCACGGCGTGGCTGGTGGTTAGAACGTGCACCAGAAAGAAGTTGTAAGAGTGTGTTCCCGGGGCAACGGTTGCTACTAAAAGTTGGACAGCGGCTTCTTGTGAGAGCTGGAATTGTTCTGCTGGGGAGCAGGCAGAGGAGGTGATGTCCCAGGCATTCCAGTACTCCAGTACCAAGGCTTCGGATTCTTTGCTGTGGAAGAGGGCGTcgatgttggagaaggcgggGGTTTTGAAGAGATTGTCGAAGCGGGTGTCGTTGGAGAGCTTGTTCAGGAGGTCCAAGGGAgtggatgaggtggttggtttgaCGGTGTAGGTTGGGTCGTCGAGGTATCTGTGGAGATAGTTGTATTGTGTAGAGGCCAGACCGAGGGCCTCTGTGGCGATCTCGCGACTGTCGAACTCGTAGGCGTAGCcaaggtggatgagggggtgaCCGACTGATGGTGGTTAGTAAGATGGGTCAAAACGAGCGGGTAGGCATGACATACGACCGCCAACAAGACCATTGACGAGGGGCTCATCTCCGGAGAACATGTACTCCTCCACTACACCCTTCCACTTATACGCGTGCTTCATCGCCAAGGCATCCTCGAAAAAGTCTACGAAAGCTCTTTGGTATCTTTTGTCTCCGAGGAAATCACGCCAGTCTTCCTCGCCCATCTCTGCAGGGGAATCTTTCCACGGCTCGAGGGTTTTGGCTTCCACTTCGAATATGTGATACAAGTGTTGTGATTCTGCGCCGAGCAGATATGATGAGCACAGAATGTGCGCCATGTGGTTGTCGAATTCGAGATTGTGGTACAGAATGGAGTGATTGACATGGTTGGCCTTCAGAAGATGCTTCAACGTGCGCGGCCTCTTGTCCGGGTCTGCTTCCACATTGTGAATCTCGACGGGAGGAAGATCGATGGCAGTGGGCGCCCCTCTCACCAGTCGGTTGACTAGCGGGATGtatgagaagaaggatgccaTTTTGGCCCGTCTCTTTTACACTCTGGTGAGGCGATTACTTTGGTTGTGTCGAGATGAATAAGATCTCATGAGCGGGGAAGCTGTCTTGTGCTTTTCTTTGAACGACATCAACCTCAAAGGCACACACCACTCACCCAGCTTGAATCCCGAGCGTCACCGCAATTGTTGGGGAGACGCTACAAAAAATGGAGTGATGTCAACCCGCGATCAAGCCCAGAGCTTCTCGCCAAGCCCAGCTTTCAGGGGTCTCCCCACTGTTTGTATCCGCCAGCCTGCGTCATTCTGCCCCGCCCCCGCGCAGAACATTTGGTTGGGGCTCAGCAAGGCTCCGGCACCGAAGGACATCATCCGATCTTGCCCAGGACCCCTATCCCAGAGGTTTGGCGATAGCTTCACAAAGTAAACAGAAGGCCACTCTTCACTAATAGTAAATAAATCAGACACAATGGCCCCCAAAGCTATCATTGCCCCTTCCATTCTCTCGGCAGACTTTGCCGATCTCGGCGCGGCATGCTCGAGGACTATCAAGCAAGGTGCCGACTGGCTCCATGTTGATATCATGTAAGTCAAGTCACTATTGCACCTCGCACTCCTTCATATCGCTGACACTTTCCCCCCTCAGGGACGGCCACTTCgtccccaacctcaccttcGGCCCCCCAGTTGTCGTCAAGATCCGCTCCCATGTTGAGAAGCCCGCCGAGTCCTTTGGCAAGGGCACCTTTGACTGCCACATGATGATCGCTGAGCCCAAGAAGTGGGTCAAGGAGTTCAAGAAGGCCGGGTGCGATCTATACTGCTTCCACTACGAGGCCGCCATCAACTCGTCTGCTGCTGAGAGCCCCGAGGGCAAGTCGGACGAGAAGACGAGCCCGAGGGAGCTGATCCGGTACATTCATGACCAGGGCATGCTGGCCGGTATTGCTATCAAGCCGGCTACTCCCGCTAATGTGCTGTTTGACTTGATTGAGAGCGAAGATCCTAAGGAGAAGCCTGATGTGAGTTGACATCCCGACAGTTACTGGCAAGGCTGTTACTGATTCGAGAATAGATGGTTTTGGTTATGACTGTCGAGCCTGGGTTTGGTGGCCAACAGTTCATGGCTTCTGAGCTGcccaaggtggaggagttgcgGAAGCGGTACCCGGACTTGAACattgaggttgatggtgggctGGGACCTGGCACGATCGACCAGGCTGCGGACGCGGGTGCCAATGTTATTGTTGCTGGCAGTGCGGTGTTCGGTGCGAAGGATCCCTCCGAGGTGATTTCTCTGCTCA from Podospora pseudoanserina strain CBS 124.78 chromosome 1, whole genome shotgun sequence includes:
- a CDS encoding hypothetical protein (COG:S; EggNog:ENOG503NX8C) codes for the protein MASFFSYIPLVNRLVRGAPTAIDLPPVEIHNVEADPDKRPRTLKHLLKANHVNHSILYHNLEFDNHMAHILCSSYLLGAESQHLYHIFEVEAKTLEPWKDSPAEMGEEDWRDFLGDKRYQRAFVDFFEDALAMKHAYKWKGVVEEYMFSGDEPLVNGLVGGLGHPLIHLGYAYEFDSREIATEALGLASTQYNYLHRYLDDPTYTVKPTTSSTPLDLLNKLSNDTRFDNLFKTPAFSNIDALFHSKESEALVLEYWNAWDITSSACSPAEQFQLSQEAAVQLLVATVAPGTHSYNFFLVHVLTTSHAVRVLLPFIPAKFHVSIVRQWWLLALAAYIAVLRPKIDVDYVPGEGELKGKGWKYVEHKALTGEWATDAHYVKAIRAMREAARTWGDVHEKYLAAAVRFSDDFEGWF
- the RPE1 gene encoding RIBULOSE-phosphate 3-epimerase (COG:G; EggNog:ENOG503NX48; BUSCO:EOG092644Z6), with the protein product MAPKAIIAPSILSADFADLGAACSRTIKQGADWLHVDIMDGHFVPNLTFGPPVVVKIRSHVEKPAESFGKGTFDCHMMIAEPKKWVKEFKKAGCDLYCFHYEAAINSSAAESPEGKSDEKTSPRELIRYIHDQGMLAGIAIKPATPANVLFDLIESEDPKEKPDMVLVMTVEPGFGGQQFMASELPKVEELRKRYPDLNIEVDGGLGPGTIDQAADAGANVIVAGSAVFGAKDPSEVISLLREAVEKRSGKL
- the rad17 gene encoding RFC checkpoint protein Rad17 (BUSCO:EOG09263HK2; EggNog:ENOG503NWWG; COG:D; COG:L), coding for MPPPPTKRRKRAADLDDDDADFDINHSPSPPVKQKPRPATRTSARNTLQSFLVSSPENSPQKSQSRLDLEESIIEESPSPVRKRSRNFGAAAAGTQSKSPIKTRATRAAAGKRALEEEKGKSGDLRTLFSKQAQRNSTGTGSNKGNGVTTSKTQVLEIEDIISDPIDDDDMPLGRRSASATVTTQPGKSIIGLRAQKRKENDGSGIGVGASQLPLSQHSNGSLSAGGARFLNRSRGGTVMSASQTPSQAQHAEKPSIVDDDPRPWSEKYGPVNLEELAVHKKKVADVRRWLEDVYGGRLRQRLLILKGAAGTGKTTTLRLLAKDLKCEVLEWRNPNNSFGAVGQAYQSAASQFEEFLGRGGKFGQLDFEEDEEQEPEMAPPHLPAQNGSDKKLILIEEFPNTFMRSSAGLVSFRNAILQYLAANMPAMVGWGRASSSGPITPIVMVISETLLTTASASADSFTAHRLLGPEVLRHPGTAIVEFNPVAPTLLAKALEVIVQKEARKSGRRRTPGPLVLQRLGEIGDIRSAVSSLEFLCVKGDDDTDWGSQVALAKTKKSKSVPTLTKGEKDSLELVSQREATLGIFHAVGKVVYNKRGGKLTGEPASAAETLPSHMARFAKPNPSLVSVDTLMDETGTDTHTFISALHENYPLSCEQTSPQDENSSLDYINGCLDYLSEADLLCPSWDIFFGGKGYGGGYAGKDSSSHVLRQDEMAFQVAVRGLLFSLPSPVKRQSHPTQGGSRGNDAYKMFYPTYLKLWRTKEELEGLTDLMATKMLKGEYGGPGHHSSASQGSGSHGASAFRKAVPFGTTSSQFAPSARHNQQQPKAEPPSHTPLLSLGNAARQELLLERLPYMAHIARRNRSAFCTSQAKELEKIASFRGIGRAGADEEDGADSADEDSGDAKEAATSWATDKPTEEMTPRKKRRMGLGAILHPTQKAGDGEEEMQRLPMESLVISDDDIEDD